Below is a genomic region from Actinomycetota bacterium.
ATCCGCACAAAGCGGCGGTCATCGGCGACACGGTGGGTGACCCGTTCAAGGACACCGCCGGCCCGGCGTTGAACCCGCTGATCAAGGTGATGAACCTGGTCTCGCTGCTGATGCTGCCGGCGGTCATCTCGCTGCGGAACAACAATCCGGTCCGGCTCACCATCGCCGGCGTGGCCGTCGTCATTCTGGGCCTGGCCATTGCGTTCTCGAAGCGCAAGACCGAATCGATGATCGGCTAGCGCTTCTTGCGCTTCCCCTTCTGTGCCCGGGTCGGTCTGGCCCGGGCACAGCTATAAATGACGGTGGGACCGAAGAGGCGGAGCCGGCGCAGGCGGCGCGTGAGCCGGCGGGACGAGGTGGCTACCGTCATCCCGCCGCCTGGGTGGGGGGCAGGGCGCCGGTGGCCTCCGCCAAGTCGGCGTAGACCTGGAGGATCCGGCTGAGCCCGGTGATGTCGAGCACCTTCAGGATCTGGCGGTGCTGGCACACGACCGAGAGGTCCCCTCCCCGCTCCCGGGCCCGCTTGAGCCCGAACACCAGGGCGCTGAGCCCGGTGGAGTCCAGGAAGTCGACGCCGCGCAGATCGACCACCACCTGGGGACCCTCCGCCGCGGCCACCGCCAGGGCGTCCTGCAGGGCGCTGGCGGTTAGGACATCGACTTCCCCGGACACCCTGACGATGATCGGTTCGCCCGGCGCCGTGCGCTCGGTCGTTACATCCATCCCATCCTCCTGTATTTACCTCAGTCCGACGTTCAGGTCTATCTCAGCGCGGGCTGCCCGCGCGCTGCGTGGCTATACCCACGCGGCGCCGCGCCTAACCTCACTTCCGCGCGGCCGGCGGGCAGGTAGCCTGCGGGCGCCATGGGTCCCTACGTCGCCGTCATCGGTGCCAGCCGGCCCTCGGGCGCGGTGGCCGAAGCGGGCCAGCGGGTGGGCGAGCTGGTGGCCCAGGCCGGGGCGGTCCTGGTGTGCGGCGGCCGGGGCGGCGTGATGGAGGCCGCCTGCCGGGGCGCCCGGGCATGCGGGGGGCTCACGGTGGGCATCCTGCCCGGCCTGACCCGGGCGGAGGCGAACCCGTACGTCGATGTCGCCCTGCCCACCGGCCTGGGCGATGCCCGCAACGCCCTGGTCGTCAGCTCGGCGGACGTGGTGATCGCGGTGGGGGGCGGGCCGGGCACGTTGTCCGAGATCGGCCTGGCCCTCTCGATGGGCCGAGCAGTGGTCGGGCTGCTGACCTGGGAGGCGACGGCCCCCTCGGGCGGGAGCCTGGACATCGCCCGGGCGGCGTCACCCGAGGAGGCGGTGGCCATGGCCCTCGGGCGCCTGCCACGGTAGGCCGGGGTAGCCCGTTTTCTGCAGTCCCCGGGCCTCGCTTGTCTGCCTTGCGGGAAGAAAACCGTCAAGTTGCTCTGGGGATCGGCCGAGGATAGGGGGGCGGAAGGGCGGAGCGCCGGCACAAGGATGAACAAGATTTCAGGAGAATTCTGGCCGCTTTCGAGGCCGGATTGAGGGAGGGAAATGTTACGCTTCGCTTCTGCGTCGCCCAGCACTCAGGTCACTCGGGGCGGGGGTAGGGGCGCAGGCCGTAGCTGGCCAGCCAGCCGGAGGCTTGCCGGAGGCGTCGTGAGGAACAGGGTGCGGGTATGGCGGTAGCAGAGCAGCTTCTCAACCTGCAGCCCCTCGCCGACACCCGGCCGGACCGGGCCCTGGTCCACGATGCGCAGGCAGGCGACGCCGCTGCCGCCTCGGCCCTCGTCGAACGCTACTACCGGCGGATCTACTCCTTCGTCTCCCATCTGACCTACGGCCGGGCCAACGCCGAGGACCTGACCCAGGAGGTCTTTGCCCGGGCCCTCAAGGCGCTCGGCCGGTTCAACGGGCAGTACCAGTTCGAGCACTGGCTGCTGCGCATCGCCAAGAACCTGTGCATCGACGAGGCCCGGCGAAGCGCCCATTCGGCGGAGCCCACCGACCCCACCGAGCTTTCCGAGCTGGAGGGCATCCCCGCCCCGGACTACGTGTGGGAGTCGGTGTCCCGGGACATGGTGGCCTCGGTGGTCCACCGTGCCCTGATGGCCCTCCCGCCCCGCCAGCGCACCATCCTGGCCATGCGGGAGATGGAGGACATGTCCTACGCCGACATCGCCCAGGTGGTCGGGACCAACCCCCGGGGCGTCGAGGCGACGCTGCGGCGTGCCCGGCTGCGCTTCCGGGCCGAGGTGGCCCGGGCCGAGGCGGTCGAGCAGGGCCAGGCGACGTGCCGGCGGGTCCTGCGCCTGGTCACCGACGACCCCGAGGCACCCCGCTGCGATCAGGAGGCGGCGTCGCACCTCGCCGGCTGTGCCGCCTGCCGCCGGGCGACCCGTTCGGGCGCCGCTGCCCCCCGCCCGGTTCGTGCCTTCGGGTTCCTGCCGCTGTTCGGATTGGGCTCGCTGCTGAAGGGCCACCCCGCCACGGCTCCGCTGCGCCGGGCCGCTGGGCGGATGCGCGACGTCGCCATGATCGCCAGCCTGGGCACCGCCGGGGCTGTCGCCATGCCGCTGGCCCGGATGGCCGAGGTCACGGCCGGGGTAGTGCTGGCCACCACCGTCACGCTCGTCCCCGCTGTCGCCGCGCTCCAGCCGGCGGCCACTGCCGTGGGGTTCGCCGGTGGCGGTGCGCCGGTTGCCCCGACGCTCCAGGTCGCCAGCGTGCCGTTCTCGTCGGTCCTC
It encodes:
- a CDS encoding TIGR00725 family protein; translation: MGPYVAVIGASRPSGAVAEAGQRVGELVAQAGAVLVCGGRGGVMEAACRGARACGGLTVGILPGLTRAEANPYVDVALPTGLGDARNALVVSSADVVIAVGGGPGTLSEIGLALSMGRAVVGLLTWEATAPSGGSLDIARAASPEEAVAMALGRLPR
- a CDS encoding sigma-70 family RNA polymerase sigma factor encodes the protein MAVAEQLLNLQPLADTRPDRALVHDAQAGDAAAASALVERYYRRIYSFVSHLTYGRANAEDLTQEVFARALKALGRFNGQYQFEHWLLRIAKNLCIDEARRSAHSAEPTDPTELSELEGIPAPDYVWESVSRDMVASVVHRALMALPPRQRTILAMREMEDMSYADIAQVVGTNPRGVEATLRRARLRFRAEVARAEAVEQGQATCRRVLRLVTDDPEAPRCDQEAASHLAGCAACRRATRSGAAAPRPVRAFGFLPLFGLGSLLKGHPATAPLRRAAGRMRDVAMIASLGTAGAVAMPLARMAEVTAGVVLATTVTLVPAVAALQPAATAVGFAGGGAPVAPTLQVASVPFSSVLYKASSTSPVVSLAQVAPTAAPSSGSASTAPSDVTPQTAVPSLLGALGTDPGAIIATTLNDVGSVSSILTQQLTQVAQLANAAISGVTNALPAELAPVSQTVTSATQQITGGVAKTLGGVSKGIQQLTTPSHR
- a CDS encoding STAS domain-containing protein, with the translated sequence MDVTTERTAPGEPIIVRVSGEVDVLTASALQDALAVAAAEGPQVVVDLRGVDFLDSTGLSALVFGLKRARERGGDLSVVCQHRQILKVLDITGLSRILQVYADLAEATGALPPTQAAG